From Anopheles coluzzii chromosome 3, AcolN3, whole genome shotgun sequence, the proteins below share one genomic window:
- the LOC120956490 gene encoding uncharacterized protein LOC120956490 isoform X2, translating to MVSKMLTIGKVKSEYTLTGPRSNRSGTASPVSPRETRIPVAKATASPVTVFQTKKCLPRRKLHVGDAKSQLGFGSPAGKVKDIKYEDEPDNRNTDCRCDPELKGDATLHPNCTFVNVCSEHLRNGSRRRWHVGSQCAAVGRSIALIVVVVAVIVVLCNVNVHTIYWFLRQHWERTEEDEFEEATMYYEEPEDDSSENELIELNPKMFGLTESKHNLSLLELLAMTLERFFGWIGSILLPIDE from the exons ATGGTAAGCAAAATGTTGACCATTGGCAA GGTTAAGAGCGAGTACACACTCACCGGACCGAGGTCGAATCGATCAGGCACCGCCAGTCCGGTGAGCCCCCGGGAAACACGGATCCCGGTGGCAAAGGCTACCGCATCGCCAGTGACTGTGTTTCAAAC GAAAAAATGCCTTCCACGAAGGAAGCTACACGTCGGTGATGCCAAGTCGCAGCTCGGATTCGGAAGTCCAGCCGGCAAGGTGAAGGACATCAAGTATGAAGATGAGCCCGACAACCGCAACACTGACTGCCGGTGCGATCCGGAGCTGAAGGGTGACGCTACACTGCATCCCAACTGCACGTTCGTGAATGTTTGCAGCGAGCATTTGCGGAATGGTTCGCGGCGCAGATGGCATGTCGGATCACAGTGTGCGGCTGTTGGGCGATCGATCGCATTGATTGTGGTAGTAGTGGCGGTGATCGTTGTGCTGTGCAATGTTAACGTTCACACGATATACTGGTTTTTGAGGCAGCATTGGGAGCGAACGGAAGAGGATGAGTTCGAGGAAGCCACCATGTACTACGAGGAGCCGGAAGACGATTCATCGGAAAACGAACTAATTGAGCTGAATCCGAAAATGTTCGGCCTAACGGAGAGTAAGCACAACCTCAGCTTACTCGAGCTGTTGGCAATGACGCTGGAGCGTTTTTTCGGTTGGATTGGCAGTATTTTACTACCGATTGATGAGTGA
- the LOC120956490 gene encoding uncharacterized protein LOC120956490 isoform X1, which yields MVSKMLTIGNRVKSEYTLTGPRSNRSGTASPVSPRETRIPVAKATASPVTVFQTKKCLPRRKLHVGDAKSQLGFGSPAGKVKDIKYEDEPDNRNTDCRCDPELKGDATLHPNCTFVNVCSEHLRNGSRRRWHVGSQCAAVGRSIALIVVVVAVIVVLCNVNVHTIYWFLRQHWERTEEDEFEEATMYYEEPEDDSSENELIELNPKMFGLTESKHNLSLLELLAMTLERFFGWIGSILLPIDE from the exons ATGGTAAGCAAAATGTTGACCATTGGCAA CAGGGTTAAGAGCGAGTACACACTCACCGGACCGAGGTCGAATCGATCAGGCACCGCCAGTCCGGTGAGCCCCCGGGAAACACGGATCCCGGTGGCAAAGGCTACCGCATCGCCAGTGACTGTGTTTCAAAC GAAAAAATGCCTTCCACGAAGGAAGCTACACGTCGGTGATGCCAAGTCGCAGCTCGGATTCGGAAGTCCAGCCGGCAAGGTGAAGGACATCAAGTATGAAGATGAGCCCGACAACCGCAACACTGACTGCCGGTGCGATCCGGAGCTGAAGGGTGACGCTACACTGCATCCCAACTGCACGTTCGTGAATGTTTGCAGCGAGCATTTGCGGAATGGTTCGCGGCGCAGATGGCATGTCGGATCACAGTGTGCGGCTGTTGGGCGATCGATCGCATTGATTGTGGTAGTAGTGGCGGTGATCGTTGTGCTGTGCAATGTTAACGTTCACACGATATACTGGTTTTTGAGGCAGCATTGGGAGCGAACGGAAGAGGATGAGTTCGAGGAAGCCACCATGTACTACGAGGAGCCGGAAGACGATTCATCGGAAAACGAACTAATTGAGCTGAATCCGAAAATGTTCGGCCTAACGGAGAGTAAGCACAACCTCAGCTTACTCGAGCTGTTGGCAATGACGCTGGAGCGTTTTTTCGGTTGGATTGGCAGTATTTTACTACCGATTGATGAGTGA